One Pseudochaenichthys georgianus chromosome 4, fPseGeo1.2, whole genome shotgun sequence DNA window includes the following coding sequences:
- the LOC139433775 gene encoding uncharacterized protein — protein MAVRCPICNSSYRAMSKHLQRNHGVRNLDERKILLLLANGRTNIRLHPCTILGCEYHGTRLDRHLARDHVELAREELHVVQNQMKMTVAKKELYELRMTNPTIEMITAWAVDTVADDDILSQPPPLSPVNECDNPDCKEWRLEANAVRAQRDIYAAEVKSLRCKLQQRIKDKRQRMDQRAGDMPAFDGEERERVILKKRPRPESTPTRLSKSKGPSCSKSPIPACSTSPIPACSTSPIPACSKSPTGSHTHSSSSSEPASIHTEASSTSPPINSPWFRGRGRGNIMRDITFPRIMEEYLQGYREHYAGIDPPVRLQENTVSKLSRVKSFLSFMAHGFNRLSDWLFLRDLKRIRGWSRSLMKSSLQVTTSDFYIKNISHFLKYMADTPCKGSRLSQTDMILIKREVVAILKSLKRKVLIHQMQVKRDKMEGLPSHNDLMTCLTSTTTRIPQLLDVMASNPTTATRTLLYGYMTLHWSCIYGHRPGVYSNMTNAEVRKADTTGTAFGYLVHVSNHKTANAFGEAQLYLTVEEFGWMKRWLEIKGTLTCTQSRYFLYTEGKNPFRKLAYSLRLAWADVGLRSPINFTDLRTVHADNAKRFQDKGNLQRVSDFMCHNTATADKFYANNPSLKEAADIRLLFTESLQAAAAASTAAAAGNEDTFAGIDIDSDNSGEEHSPAPYQDSLPRHVPKRDQSLAEHNPSDMGEERVPYSAPTSPTVASDQLVNMQCVVVISPLVNTLYPV, from the exons atggcggtccgttgtccgatctgcaatagctcctaccgtgccatgagcaagcacctacagaggaaccatggtgtgcgtaacttggatgaaagaaaaattctgctgttgttggccaacggacggaccaacattaggctccatccctgtaccattctgggatgcgagtaccacggcacaaggctggatcgccacttggccagagaccatgttgagctggcccgggaggaactacatgtggttcaaaatcaaatgaaaatgacagtggccaagaaggagctttatgaactccgaatgacaaaccccaccatagaaatgattaccgcttgggctgttgacacggtggcagacgacgatatactgtcacaacctccacccttgtccccggtgaatgaatgtgacaacccggactgcaaagaatggaggctggaggctaacgcagtgagggctcagcgggacatatatgctgctgaggtgaaatccctgcgctgcaagttgcagcagaggataaaggacaagcgacagaggatggatcagcgggccggggacatgcccgcgttcgatggggaggaacgagagcgggtcattctgaagaaacgaccccgaccagagtcgacaccaacgaggctgtccaagtcgaaaggtccctcctgcagcaagtctcccattcctgcctgcagcacgtctcccattcccgcctgcagcacgtctcccattcccgcctgcagcaagtcccccactggctctcacacccattcatccagctcctcagagcctgcatccatccataccgaggcctcgtcaacctcccctcccataaattccccctggttccggggcaggggccggggaaatataatgcgggacataacattcccacggatcatgg aggagtatctgcaaggataccgggagcattatgcaggtatcgacccaccagtgaggctccaggaaaacacagtctccaaactaagcagagtgaagtcgttcctcagtttcatggcacacggtttcaatcgcctgtctgactggctctttttgagggatctcaagaggatacgcgggtggtcccggagcctgatgaagtcaagccttcaggtcacgacctccgacttctacatcaagaatatatcacactttctcaagtacatggccgacacaccgtgcaaggggagcaggctcagccaaaccgacatgattttaatcaaacgggaagtagttgccatcctgaagtccctgaagagaaaagtacttatccaccagatgcaagtgaagcgtgacaagatggaaggtctgccgagccacaacgacctaatgacatgcttgacttcgaccaccactcgcatccctcagctcctggatgtgatggccagcaatccgactaccgcgacccggacactgctctatgggtatatgactcttcattggagctgcatttatggccaccgtccgggggtctactccaacatgaccaacgccgaggtccgaaaggcggatacaactggcactgccttcggctacctggttcat gtaagtaaccacaagacggccaacgcgttcggggaggcgcagctgtacctcaccgtagaagaatttggatggatgaagaggtggctggaaattaagggtacgctgacctgcacccagagccgttactttctgtacacagaggggaagaacccgttcaggaagcttgcctactccctgaggttggcatgggctgatgtggggctccgcagtcccattaacttcaccgacctccgcacagtccacgccgataatgcgaagaggtttcaagacaaaggcaacctccaaagagtgagtgatttcatgtgtcacaacactgcaactgcggacaaattttacgcgaataatccttctttgaaggaggctgcggacattcggttgctcttcacagagtcactgcaagcagcggcggcggcatcgacagcagcagcagcgggaaatgaagacacttttgcgggtattgacatcgacagtgacaactctggagaggagcacagcccggctccctaccaagactccctaccaagacatgtcccgaagagggaccagtcactggccgaacacaacccctcagacatgggtgaagagagggtgccatactctgccccaacttcacccactgttgccagtgatcaacttgtaaatatgcagtgtgttgttgtaatcagtccccttgtaaatacgttatatcctgtttga